GCGGCATAAGCACCAACCGGACTAGAGCTTAACAACGCCGCCAACCTGTCCAATCAAGCCAGACCACCTCAAATATCTGGTGTAAGTTCTTGCTGTCGCTTCAGTAGAATACTGGTTTTCCTGGCCATGAGTCGGTAGCACCAAGCCGATTCCACGAGTAGGCGTCGAACAAGGTTGTTTCCCGTCTTTGTAATTCCTCCTCTACGAGTTGTGCCACCGCTTGAATGTTCCGAGGGTACAAGCCCCAGGTAGGCCATGAGATGCTTGGGATTTTCAAAACGACTCATATCGCCGATTTCAGCAGCCACCGAAACTGCGGTGAGAAGCGCGACTCCGCGTAGCGCTTGGTAAGCTTTGACGACAGGAGCTCTCTTGCACTGAGGAAGAACCTCGCTGATCTGCTCTAAAAGTCGCCTGACTCGCTCCGTATTTTCCTTGATCGCATCCACATACTCCTGAAGAACTATCTGCTGGACTGCGAGAGGCATGGTCAATTCGGCGAGCCAGCGCATGTGTGCGGGTCGCCACTGCGTCTTGCCTGAATACCTGATTCCGTGCCGGAGCAAAAAGGGTAGCAATCTTTGCTTGGCTTTTGTCTCGGCGCTCTTGGCATCGTTTAGAGCACGGATCAAATCGCGCATGGCCTCGTCTTCCTCCTCTGGCACATGAATCGAAGTAAGTTCTCCGGCACGAAAGAGCCTGGCGAGCATGAGAGAATCACGACGGTCAGTCTTCACCTTGTTCCCAGCTCTTTTGGGGATCAATGACGGCGCGACCACAATGCAGGCCAAACCCTGGGACTGAAGATGCCGGTATACGTGGTAACCCCCTGGTCCTGCTTCATAAATGAAACATGGCTCACAACCAGTGGATATGAGTTTTCGGATAGCCTTATCCAAAGAGGTCATGTCACCTCCAATTCGACCAAAAAAATCGAGCTTCAACAGTTGGATCCGAATCGGCTAAGGCGATGTTGATCGAGTCTTTATGGACGTCCATGCCGACGTACAGTATCTTTTTCATGGCCTGTCTCCTTGGTGTGTGACTCTAGGATACCAAATGTTATGCTGGTATCTTAACCCACGTCGGCAAGGATGGTAGGCCTTCGGCTTTCAGTCATTATGTCTAAGGAATTGAAAGCCTCTGCTGGGGCTCAGGCGCAGGGAGCGAAGGCCGGGAACATCCACCGATGGGGACTCCCAAGTATAGTCGCCTGTCAGGTTAATGTGCTCCCAACCCAGCGGCGCGACATGTGGCAACAGGCCCTCGTTGACAGGCGCGCCTTGCTCGCGGTGTTCTTCCACCGCCTTGTTCAGGTAGACCGTGTTCCAGAGGATGATAGCGGCGGTCAGCAAATTCAGCCCGCTTGCCCGGTAGCGCTGGTTCTCATAGCTGCGGTCGCGGAGTTCGCCGAGACGATTGAAGAAAACCACCCGCTCCAGGGCGTTTCGGGCCTCTCCTGTGTTCAGCTCCAGGTTCGCCTTACGCCTCAGGCCAGGATCCTCCAGCCCGCGGAGGGTGAACAGCGTTCGCTCCAATCTCCCCAGTTCGGGGTACTACCAACAAACATGCTGTTTGGGGCAAATTGACTGAACGGGTATGAAATTGCCTGCTAATTTGGTGGACCCGCATCATTGTACGCGGCGGCTTTCGAGAGGAGCCGCGTCGTCATGTCCAGGTCGAAACGACCGCCGAACGGGGTGACATGGCTGGTCAGGAGTGGGCTCAAGGCCCCAGGTCTCGGGGGGTCATGCGATCCAGCAGCACCGGATCCTCCAAGACTTCCTGGATCATCCGGGCATTGATGTAGACGAGGCTGACCTGGATCAGGTGCAGGCAGAGCAGGCTCATCTCCATATCGTATGGCTTGTTAGTGGCGAGTTCCCCCTTTTTTCCGAAGAGGATGAAGTCATTGGTGCCATTCCAGTTCTCCACCACATTCAAGCCCTCGTTGACCTCGCGCCGCAGCGCCTCCGATTCCAGGTAGGAGACCGATGCACGGAAAATCGCCACAAATATATAGTAAACTTATATAGTTATGATACATTTTCTCCATCAAAAAGATGGAGGCGAGCATGAGCGAGCGCACTTCCAAGAATCCTGGCATCGCCGACTACGTGGTGGCCCGTCGCAAGCACAAGGATTGCTTTTTGGACGAGATTGATCGTCTCATCGACTGGAAGCCGCTTGAAAGATTACTTCGCAAGAAGCTCCAACGGGTTGTCAACGCCGTTGGCAATCCTGCGTACCCGCCACTGCCCATGTTTAAAATTCTCCTGCTGCAGCGCTGGTACAACCTCAGTGACGTGGCTGCGGAAGAATCTTTGTACGACCGCCTGTCCTGTGTCCGTTTCGTAGGCCTCTCCCTCGATCACGACGAAGTCCCGGATTCCTCGACCATTTGCCGGTTTCGGCAAAGCCTGCTCGAGAAAAATGTGCTCAAGCGCCTCCTGGACAAACTCAACTATCAACTCAAGCGACGTGGATTGCTGGTCCGTGAGGGAGCCACTGTCGATGCCAGTGTTGTTTCGTCCTCGCGCCGTCCGTCCATCCGATCAAAAGCCGTCTGTGGAAGAAGGTAGTCCTCAAAATCCCGATACTGCCGACTGCCGGCCACCCATACATCGCCGGCGCGCAGCCGGCCACGCAATTCCGCCATGACGCACAGCTTGTAGTAGCGCCGGTCGATCCGGCCCTGAGAATAGACCAGCCGCTTCCAGCGCTTCTTGATGAAAGCAGTGGGCACCTCCCTTGGGAGGGTGCGTCGGCCGGAGGCGTTCATTTCCCGCAGCACTTCGATGGCCTTCATGAGCGGCTTGGCTGGAGCCGAGGCGAGGAACTCGAAGGTGGAGAGCAACTTGGGATCGCGTTCATGGTTTGTCTCCAAAAGGGACGTTTTAGGGACGACTCGCACCTCGCGTCAGGGCTGGCCCGATTGCCATCCCTAAAATATGTCTCTAAAACCAAGTGGATCCATAAACTATTTCCACCTTTTTGGGGCGCCCTCCGGAGGCGATCCATGTCCATACCCGCCTTGCTTTCAGGCGCGGTTGCCATGTTTGGTTGGGCTGATGCGTGCAGGGGCACGGGAACGATGGTGACGAAAGACGCTGCCTCCCTGTCTCTCGTTGTCCCTAAACGCTTCCGCCAATAGCTCAGAGAATTTGGGAAAGGCCATGCCGCCGGCAGTAAGCCCCCTGGCTCAGGCCACTGCCTCGCCATGTCTCAATATGTCCAGCCCAATACGTCGCCTTCTCGGATCTATGCTCCGTTGCTGATGCTGCCATGGTCATCCCCCTTGGAGACACTCCATGCCAGAAAATTCAGGAGGCGTAAGAAGGCCCAGACCCAACATTCGTGTCACCAGGTATCAAGTAGCTGGGATTGACTTTGCTGTAGTATCCCCAAGGGGGAGTCTCGCGTCCAGGTCCAGCTCGAAGAGGCCGTAGGGGTTGATATGGTGGTAGACCAGGGGCGTCAGAGCAGCCAGGTCCCGTGTCGCCATCGGCTTTGTCCAGGTGGGATCGGTAAGAATCCCCTGGATCATCAGCGTGTTGACGAAGACTAGGCTGGACTGGAGAAGATGTAGGCACAACAGGCCCATCTCCTGGTCCTCACGCCGGTTCGTGGTCAGTTCGCCCCTCTTGCCATAAAAGATGAAGTTGTTCGCGCTGTTCCAGCTCTCAACAACATTCAGACCCTCGTTTATCTCCCGGCGCAGTTCTTCGGAGGCCAGATAACGGCACAGAAAGATCGTCTTGATGGCCTTGCCGAGCTCCGCTAGGGCCTTGTAGGCCGGGTGCTGGATGTTCGTCCGGGTGAAGCGGCGCAGGATGCTCTCGGCATCGGCCATTCCCAACTTCAGGGCCACAGTGTGCTTCACCATGGCATCGAGCTGTTGTTCGATCAACTCCCAGTTGATGGACCTAGTGGCCATCACCGGAGCGAGATTCTGGTAGACCTCCCCGGGCTCGGGCCGATAGAGCCGCTGCCGGTGGATGCCTTTGAGCCGGGGCATCAGTTCGAAGCCCAGCAGGCGGCAGAAGGCGAAGGCGACTTCGCACTGCCCGTGGCTGTCCACGAACTGCCGCTCCACCTCCATCTCCGTGCAGTGCCGCAGCACTCCTTCGATCATGGCGGCGGCCTCTGAGGAGGAGACACGCTTGAACTGGGAATAGATGCAGGTGGCCCGCTTCTCAACATGCCAATAGACCATCACGCCGCGCCCGCCATAGCGAGCATGCCATTCCGTGAGCAAGTTCTGGTCCCAGGCACCAAGTTGCTTG
The DNA window shown above is from Desulfovibrio sp. TomC and carries:
- a CDS encoding IS110 family transposase; the protein is MTSLDKAIRKLISTGCEPCFIYEAGPGGYHVYRHLQSQGLACIVVAPSLIPKRAGNKVKTDRRDSLMLARLFRAGELTSIHVPEEEDEAMRDLIRALNDAKSAETKAKQRLLPFLLRHGIRYSGKTQWRPAHMRWLAELTMPLAVQQIVLQEYVDAIKENTERVRRLLEQISEVLPQCKRAPVVKAYQALRGVALLTAVSVAAEIGDMSRFENPKHLMAYLGLVPSEHSSGGTTRRGGITKTGNNLVRRLLVESAWCYRLMARKTSILLKRQQELTPDI
- a CDS encoding Tn3 family transposase, encoding MAIFRASVSYLESEALRREVNEGLNVVENWNGTNDFILFGKKGELATNKPYDMEMSLLCLHLIQVSLVYINARMIQEVLEDPVLLDRMTPRDLGP
- a CDS encoding transposase — its product is MSERTSKNPGIADYVVARRKHKDCFLDEIDRLIDWKPLERLLRKKLQRVVNAVGNPAYPPLPMFKILLLQRWYNLSDVAAEESLYDRLSCVRFVGLSLDHDEVPDSSTICRFRQSLLEKNVLKRLLDKLNYQLKRRGLLVREGATVDASVVSSSRRPSIRSKAVCGRR
- the tnpA gene encoding IS66 family insertion sequence element accessory protein TnpA, encoding MTMAASATEHRSEKATYWAGHIETWRGSGLSQGAYCRRHGLSQIL